A genomic stretch from Larimichthys crocea isolate SSNF chromosome XXII, L_crocea_2.0, whole genome shotgun sequence includes:
- the LOC104919715 gene encoding mitochondrial uncoupling protein 2 — MVGTKPKDMVPSAAVKFFGAGTAACIADLVTFPLDTAKVRLQIQGESHKLEGGNALKYRGVFGTITTMVRTEGPRSLYNGLVAGLQRQMSFASVRIGLYDSMKQFYTRGTENAGIVTRLMAGCTTGAMAVAFAQPTDVVKVRFQAQVRLADGGRRYNSTLDAYKTIARDEGVRGLWRGCMPNITRNAIVNCAELVTYDMIKELILKYDLMTDNLPCHFTAAFGAGFCTTVVASPVDVVKTRFMNSGSGQYSSAINCALTMVRQEGPTAFYKGFMPSFLRLGSWNIVMFVTYEQIKRGMTRAQQYWESPF; from the exons ATGGTTGGCACGAAACCCAAAGACATGGTGCCCTCTGCGGCAGTTAAGTTCTTCGGAGCAGGCACGGCAGCCTGCATTGCTGACCTTGTTACCTTTCCACTGGACACAGCCAAAGTTAGACTACAG ATTCAGGGAGAGTCTCATAAACTTGAAGGTGGCAATGCTCTTAAATATCGAGGAGTGTTTGGCACCATTACCACCATGGTGCGCACAGAGGGGCCCAGGAGTCTTTACAATGGACTGGTGGCAGGACTCCAGAGGCAGATGAGCTTCGCCTCAGTCCGAATCGGTCTTTACGACTCCATGAAGCAATTCTACACTCGGGGAACTGAGA ATGCTGGGATTGTCACTCGGCTCATGGCGGGCTGCACCACAGGAGCCATGGCGGTGGCTTTTGCACAGCCAACAGATGTGGTGAAGGTGCGCTTCCAAGCCCAGGTACGACTGGCTGATGGTGGAAGGAGGTATAACAGCACCCTGGACGCCTATAAGACGATTGCCCGAGATGAGGGAGTGCGAGGACTTTGGAGAG GTTGTATGCCCAACATCACCCGTAATGCCATCGTGAACTGTGCAGAGCTGGTGACCTACGACATGATCAAAGAACTCATCCTGAAGTATGACCTAATGACAG ACAACCTGCCGTGCCACTTCACCGCCGCCTTCGGTGCAGGCTTCTGCACAACAGTAGTGGCTTCTCCTGTGGATGTAGTCAAAACACGGTTCATGAATTCAGGCTCTGGACAGTACAGCAGCGCTATCAACTGTGCTCTCACCATGGTGAGACAAGAAGGACCCACAGCTTTTTATAAagg GTTCATGCCTTCTTTCCTGCGACTGGGGTCCTGGAACATTGTGATGTTTGTGACATATGAACAGATCAAAAGAGGCATGACCAGGGCACAACAGTACTGGGAATCGCCGTTTTGA